Proteins from one Aspergillus nidulans FGSC A4 chromosome VIII genomic window:
- a CDS encoding uncharacterized protein (transcript_id=CADANIAT00001009), whose product MRTEPLDVLLAALIYPMRAHSIVDLSNSIGWFTTIFPIFVPTEPGGRALDTVRQVKNQRKQLSANGLSYFTSKYHNHNGAQAFADHMPVETLFNYLGLYQGLERADGGFQRVPFNEGDVGLAVRRYALFEINVYVVNGSAHITVAFNQKMNHRERIEAWLALYTDELVELSQQLAKADYTLTRSDYPLLPIAYPRLDKFQSEELPQLGYPIDAIEDIYPCSPLQECVLLSQARLDGAGAYLYHAILPLDSAGGDPSRLQFAWQQVGDRHSILRTVFLRRITDQPFDQMVLGSHTARTLLLEEAVSGMDAVDTAEALDFWASHLRGVQSCHFPNSAAVDDALSGLQKALRDIEVKVPDTARVRRGPVHQCARLRCESESVGTQDDHEQLKELQEEHLKILRIQRLDVDNIKVGDVALRYVEGEDPTGYNITVNVADNDHGFTVHLGYLASRLSPEHAANISDALSAAISSIVSDPQSTTSFEMERDLPPTVNECIHVLVERSAAAAPDAPAVASWDGEFSYAELNRHANQLARVLAEMGFSRKNLILICFEKSSCAAVAMLGILKAGAGFVPLDPALPPERISAIIAQTGSSLALVSASTSKRIVNLVSRTLVVWVASNMWLGSDDMVIGSASPRNIAYTIFTSGSTGVAKGVVIEHSAVPVRRLYICACILEIFTTLVYGGCICIPSEEERMSDIAGSISRLQANTTFLTPSVVRILWPNQVPSLTTIILGGEALDAENIATWVGARNDICLINGYGPTETCVFCVMHTFTSKTQRHDVLGRTVSSRSWIGRPENHNHLAPVGSIGELLVEGGTVARGYVGDEEKSSQSFLSNHEAASRITRGERQADPRFHKTSDLVRYNTDGTISYIGRKDRQIKLRGQRIELSEIEHQNRDSFHPTRRLRRRSCFHTGRRSRPFSLLLYVRPTRMMNRGGSLPNRPLRSQASSVN is encoded by the exons ATGAGGACGGAGCCGTTGGACGTCCTCCTTGCCGCGCTGATATATCCTATGCGCGCACATTCAATC GTGGACCTATCCAACTCTATCGGTTGGTTCACgaccatcttccccatcttcgTCCCAACTGAGCCCGGCGGCAGAGCCCTAGACACTGTCCGGCAGGTGAAAAATCAGCGGAAGCAGCTTTCAGCCAACGGATTGTCGTATTTTACGTCCAAGTACCATAATCACAATGGGGCGCAAGCCTTTGCGGACCACATGCCCGTGGAAACTCTGTTCAACTACCTCGGTCTTTATCAAGGCCTCGAACGCGCAGATGGCGGTTTCCAGCGGGTTCCATTTAATGAGGGCGATGTCGGACTGGCTGTGCGACGGTACGCGTTGTTCGAGATAAATGTCTATGTGGTGAATGGATCAGCCCATATCACCGTTGCTTTTAACCAAAAGATGAATCATCGTGAGCGGATTGAGGCCTGGCTCGCGCTCTACACCgatgagctggtcgagctaAGCCAACAGCTGGCCAAGGCTGACTATACTCTGACTCGGAGTGACTatcccctcctcccaatTGCCTATCCTCGGCTGGATAAATTCCAAAGCGAAGAACTGCCGCAGTTAGGCTATCCTATTGACGCCATTGAAGACATATACCCCTGCTCGCCGCTTCAAGAATGTGTTCTCCTCAGCCAGGCCCGTCTCGACGGCGCTGGTGCTTACCTTTACCACGCCATACTGCCACTAGATTCTGCTGGTGGAGACCCTAGCCGACTCCAATTCGCGTGGCAGCAGGTCGGCGACCGGCACAGCATCCTCCGGACGGTATTCCTGCGACGCATCACTGACCAACCCTTCGATCAAATGGTTCTGGGTAGCCACACGGCAAGGACTCtcttgctggaagaggccgtCTCTGGCATGGACGCCGTG GATACAGCCGAGGCCCTTGACTTCTGGGCCAGCCACCTCAGAGGTGTTCAATCCTGCCATTTTCCAAACTCGGCTGCCGTCGATGATGCCCTGAGTGGACTCCAGAAGGCTTTGCGAGACATCGAAGTCAAGGTTCCTGACACAGCACGTGTGCGCCGTGGGCCCGTTCATCAATGTGCTCGTCTGCGTTGTGAATCTGAGTCAGTCGGGACGCAAGACGACCATGAGCAACtcaaggagctgcaggaagaGCATCTCAAGATCCTGCG TATCCAACGCCTTGACGTGGACAACATCAAGGTCGGCGACGTGGCTCTCCGCTAtgtcgagggcgaggatCCCACCGGGTATAATATCACCGTCAATGTCGCCGACAATGACCACGGCTTCACCGTTCATCTCGGCTATCTGGCGTCGAGGCTGTCGCCAGAGCACGCAGCGAATATCAGCGACGCGCTCTCGGCCGCGATCTCGTCGATCGTGTCTGACCCCCAATCTACC ACAAGTTTTGAAATGGAACGAGACCTTCCCCCCACCGTCAATGAATGCATCCATGTCCTGGTCGAGCGCAGTGCTGCCGCCGCCCCCGATGCGCCTGCAGTCGCTTCTTGGGACGGCGAGTTCTCCTACGCGGAGCTCAACAGACATGCCAACCAGCTTGCGCGCGTGCTCGCAGAGATGGGCTTCAGCCGAAAAAATTTGATCCTTATTTGTTTTGAGAAGTCCAGCTGTGCTGCTGTCGCCATGCTCGGCATCCTCAAAGCCGGGGCTGGCTTTGTGCCGCTGGACCCAGCCCTTCCGCCGGAACGAATATCGGCAATTATTGCTCAGACGGGCTCTTCTCTAGCCCTGGTCTCTGCGTCAACATCCAAGAGGATTGTGAACTTGGTGTCGAGAACCCTTGTCGTCTGGGTGGCTTCGAACATGTGGCTTGGTAGTGATGATATGGTTATAGGCTCTGCCTCCCCGCGCAATATCGCATACACAATTTTCACATCAGGCAGCACAGGCGTCGCTAAGGGCGTGGTGATAGAGCATTCTGCC GTACCAGTTCGCCGCTTATACATTTGCGCGTGCATCCTCGAGATATTCACTACGCTCGTCTACGGAGGTTGCATCTGCATCCCGTCCGAAGAGGAGCGCATGAGCGATATTGCTGGCTCTATAAGTCGTCTGCAGGCCAACACAACCTTCCTGACGCCCTCTGTCGTCCGCATTCTCTGGCCCAACCAGGTCCCAAGCTTGACCACCATTATCCTCGGCGGAGAGGCCCTGGATGCCGAAAACATTGCCACCTGGGTTGGTGCGAGAAACGACATTTGTTTGATAAACGGATATGGTCCTACGGAGACCTGCGTCTTCTGCGTAATGCACACATTTACCAGCAAGACGCAACGCCACGACGTCCTCGGCCGCACGGTAAGCTCACGGTCCTGGATTGGGCGCCCTGAGAACCATAACCATCTAGCACCTGTTGGATCTATTGGTGAACTTCTTGTGGAGGGCGGCACTGTGGCCCGTGGATATGTGGGCGACGAGGAAAAATCCTCCCAAAGCTTCCTCAGCAACCACGAGGCGGCTTCCCGGATAACCAGAGGCGAGAGACAGGCGGATCCACGCTTCCACAAGACCAGTGATCTAGTCCGGTACAATACTGACGGCACAATCAGCTACATTGGGAGAAAGGATAGGCAGATTAAACTGCGAGGACAACGAATTGAGCTTTCCGAAATCGAGCATCAGAACAGAGACAGCTTCCACCCAACACGCAGATTGCGGCGGAGGTCGTGCTTCCACacggggagaaggagcaggcctTTCTCGCTGCTTTTATATGTCAGGCCGACTCGAATGATGAACAGAGGGGGCTCCTTGCCGAATAGACCCCTGAGGTCGCAAGCCAGCTCGGTCAACTGA
- a CDS encoding uncharacterized protein (transcript_id=CADANIAT00001010), which yields MAVSVEMGQPLKTACRFPVLRYKEDDAFEKLTHERTNIQVLSKGRVQDLLSQEETSLQGIFQTIWAITLKIFTGDESICAASLRRRGTAWQYYLFSAEIGDEMPFSQLSGAIHGENWRIGPLNLEHELPCDSGLCMLEENESVEDEILKHASRIAPCDSHMAPAYASIVAATISHIFSQVQTEPCLTLGEMHLLHPEVEEDLRSWSSIPPPSVDDCVGPMFERKVRERPLDTAVNTSELTLSYRDLDLLSVRLAVNLQAKGVKPESIIVLCFPKSAWAVVAMMAVIRAGGAILFLNPSHPTVRHQEIIGQVDADLILTAPEYGPLWEWFTGEVLLVNRSTSKPKGCVVEHRQFLTGALAQQKVSKMTHADRVLQLASFTFDVSILEIFTPLISGACVCIPNDQERARGPAACIQQFSITWAFLTPSLVSLMSPDMVPTLRFLFLGGEAVQKENIQVWASHVRLANGYGPTECSIAATANPQLSPTTSPANIGYPLGGCCWIVSIDDHNRLMPIGAPGELVIQGPIVARGYLNEPEKTQAVFLETMRWMESEPTSTSRLYKTGDIARFNADGSLHFIGRKDSQVKLRGLQNELGEIEHRIVAHPLVEQAVVVLAQQGPCKGKLTAVVSLKNLRKAIDSVELVDEESFEAATDELKAVAEALSQQLPGYMQPTVWVPVGCIPLTSPGKQNRVIANRWVAALSSDMFHLLTGRQERAGEERVQPSTAKQRQLQSLCSAVLGLDSQEEIWLSKSFIQNGGNSIQAMQLLDHLRRRGLGVKIEDIFTSPTLIELALHLTESEETPLPHEESAPVALDKKRISELGFDFEQVEDLYPISPVQRGILLTQQQSPEQYQLRITCRVIPVPGEQVDRSRLHMAWQQVAARHPALRTIFVKSAAEDGLYDQLVYKPAEAAFLLWERQDEDAVWKALKDFTRQDNPDQPPVTSIISTTVDGKTFCTVDISRALIDGVSILIMFRDLSRAYAGLLEIGEVVRYSPYIRYVQTLPAGMSIDYWGSYLEAASPCHFPVLNDDIQGENKLHALTVDLKDAKGIHAFCARHNVTPAIVFQMAWALVLKAYTGQDDICFGYLTAGRDVPVLNISDAVGVFDPEHPLNRREEMIRQCKAGVAVVGEGKEALFQGLVEHVVILTQDLIDDLLVSEVSNIQAAHVDTDQSFLALGGDSITTMQVSSGSRSRGLQLAVKHILRSKIIRGAATQASHKTKCICMGTSTSQRFSLLSAGELEEEIDALVMKLGYSGADAVEDAYPCSPMQEDILISQATAPEMYKFFAVCSLRARNSADPVNIDRVQLAWRRLVARHPALRTFFVEGLSQDGLYTQIVLIDHEPQIQHAADLDSLFKYPEDHPLDYRDGAPPHRLTISQGGDGVVFINLEISHTLIDGSSMAIILGDLVKAYDDDLPTGPLYRHYIAAIQARSTEKTLAFWTAYLQDVKPVFFPALLEEHTAIAASGERKLQFVNVHVGPATVLDLQSFTKKNEVTLANIFQAVWALALRVYTRGSDVVFGYLSSGRDVDGLDMDMDSAVGAFITMLPCRVQVDDDCTLLDLTRKLYEDYVNSLPHQQTSLAQVQHALELSGERLFNSVLSLQQPMVEAADRHSIEIEYLGGSDPTEYDLGISITAGETDIDVAINYWSTFMSKEQAQMLASTFSTILSRLVEEPTSDIRDIDFLGDKHMQYILDVTHQGQVPEAMSDCIHTKFQKRAIMHPDALAIDSCDATMTYRELDQLSTRLATYLISLGVRLEDAVPLCFDKSSWAVVSMLAVLKAGGAYVSMSPSHPVQHLANIIVQTKARIVLAGSTTYGDMIRLFVDRTIVVDSSLLASLLPLPDGLVLPHVSPANAAMINFTSGSTGEPKGIVVLHKGICTMMEYHDLRIGPASRTLQFSAYTFDTSNGEIFITLCRGGCLCIPSEHDRMNDLPGLINRLAVTHALLTPSVALFLSPESVPMLQMLGFVGEAVPAELVRRWHKKVVLINSYGPAECSIMASLAVLHEDVAAANIGRGNGCLLWVTDPENSERLVPVGCVGELLIEGPLVTRGYLDAELTARSFIMPPRWRGETVIPGTKLYKTRDLVRYADDGSLVYMGRKDSQVKLNGQRVEMGAIEMTINNDALVKQCVLCLPKVGPCKKKLVAVVVLEETASKDITAEIGPLTNLEEKERATDLVEQIKDRLASTLPRYMIPSVWLVTPNLPFTPSRKVDRPMISRWVDTMDHETYTQALAEFPLELADTSFF from the exons ATGGCCGTGAGCGTTGAGATGGGACAACCGCTAAAAACTGCTTGCAGGTTTCCAGTTCTCCGCTACAAGGAGGATGATGCCTTTGAAAAGCTCACGCATGAACGGACAAACATTCAAGTTCTATCAAAGGGCCGGGTACAGGATCTGCTCTCCCAAGAAGAAACTTCCCTTCAAGGTATATTTCAGACGATCTGGGCAATCACATTGAAAATATTCACCGGCGATGAGAGCATCTGTGCGGCGTCGCTGCGTCGAAGGGGGACAGCATGGCAATACTATCTGTTCAGCGCAGAAATCGGTGACGAAATGCCCTTTTCTCAGCTGTCAGGCGCGATTCACGGTGAGAATTGGAGGATAGGGCCACTAAACCTGGAGCATGAGCTGCCGTGCGATTCAGGCCTCTGTATGCTCGAAGAAAACGAGAgcgtcgaggacgagatccTAAAACATGCAAGTCGCATTGCTCCATGTGACAG CCATATGGCCCCAGCATATGCCTCTATTGTGGCTGCTACCATCAGCCATATTTTCAGCCAGGTGCAGACAGAACCCTGTCTCACCCTAGGTGAGATGCATCTGCTCCATCCCGAGGTCGAAGAGGACCTACGGTCATGGAGCAGTATCCCACCCCCGTCTGTGGACGACTGCGTCGGCCCCATGTTTGAAAGAAAAGTCCGGGAGCGACCACTAGATACAGCGGTAAACACATCCGAACTAACGCTGAGCTACCGTGACCTCGATCTCCTGAGTGTGAGGCTTGCCGTCAACCTGCAAGCCAAGGGGGTCAAGCCGGAATCGATTATCGTGTTATGTTTCCCCAAGTCCGCGTGGGCGGTCGTGGCCATGATGGCCGTTATTCGCGCAGGCGGTGCCATTCTGTTCCTGAACCCTTCCCATCCAACAGTCCGCCATCAGGAGATTATCGGCCAGGTTGATGCAGACTTGATCCTGACTGCACCAGAATATGGCCCGTTGTGGGAGTGGTTTACCGGGGAAGTGCTGCTTGTTAACC GAAGCACCAGCAAGCCAAAAGGCTGCGTCGTGGAGCACCGACAGTTCCTGACGGGAGCCTTGGCCCAGCAGAAAGTGTCCAAGATGACGCACGCAGATCGCGTGCTGCAACTGGCATCTTTCACCTTCGATGTCAGTATTCTGGAGATCTTCACTCCCCTGATATCTGGTGCGTGCGTTTGCATCCCGAACGACCAGGAGCGCGCCCGGGGACCGGCAGCATGTATCCAGCAGTTCAGCATAACATGGGCCTTCCTGACACCGTCACTCGTCAGCCTCATGAGTCCAGACATGGTGCCAACGCTGCGATTTCTGTTTTTGGGAGGCGAGGCAgtccagaaggagaatatcCAGGTCTGGGCTTCTCACGTCCGGCTCGCGAACGGATATGGTCCCACTGAATGCTCAATCGCGGCAACGGCGAATCCCCAGCTATCTCCTACCACAAGTCCTGCCAATATCGGGTATCCGCTTGGTGGGTGTTGCTGGATTGTCAGCATAGACGACCACAACCGCTTGATGCCTATTGGGGCGCCTGGAGAGCTGGTGATTCAGGGCCCCATTGTGGCGAGGGGGTACCTGAATGAACCGGAAAAAACACAGGCAGTCTTTTTGGAGACAAtgaggtggatggagagcGAGCCGACGAGTACTTCTAGGTTATACAAGACAGGCGATATAGCTCGCTTCAATGCAGACGGTAGTCTACATTTCATTGGCCGCAAAGACAGTCAAGTCAAACTGCGTGGACTGCAAAACGAACTGGGAGAGATTGAACATCGCATCGTCGCCCATCCATTAGTAGAACAGGCAGTTGTCGTGTTGGCGCAGCAAGGACCCTGTAAGGGGAAACTGACAGCTGTTGTCTCGCTGAAGAATCTCCGCAAGGCTATAGATTCCGTGGAactggttgatgaggagagcTTTGAGGCTGCAACAGACGAGTTAAAGGCTGTCGCAGAAGCACTATCGCAGCAGCTTCCCGGGTACATGCAGCCGACTGTTTGGGTCCCGGTGGGATGCATCCCACTTACCTCCCCAGGGAAGCAGAACAGAGTCATAGCCAACCGGTGGGTGGCAGCGCTATCCTCTGATATGTTCCACCTGCTCACTGGGCGACAAGAGAGAGCCGGCGAGGAACGAGTTCAGCCCTCAACGGCTAAGCAGCGCCAACTGCAGAGCCTCTGCAGCGCAGTTTTGGGCTTGGATAGTCAGGAAGAGATCTGGTTGAGTAAGTCCTTCATTCAGAACGGGGGAAACTCTATCCAGGCCATGCAACTGCTGGATCACTTGCGACGAAGGGGTCTGGGAGTCAAGATCGAGGATATCTTCACGAGTCCCACTTTGATAGAACTGGCACTGCATTTGacggagagcgaggagacTCCATTGCCCCATGAGGAGTCAGCCCCAGTTGCACTAGATAAGAAGCGAATTTCGGAGCTTGGATTCGATTTTGAGCAGGTCGAAGACTTATATCCTATCTCGCCCGTCCAAAGGGGTATCCTACTTACCCAGCAGCAGTCGCCAGAGCAATATCAACTACGGATCACTTGCCGGGTCATTCCCGTCCCAGGCGAGCAGGTCGATCGATCCCGGCTCCATATGGCGTGGCAGCAAGTGGCAGCTCGCCATCCAGCCCTACGCACCATATTTGTCAAGTCCGCCGCTGAAGACGGGCTGTACGATCAACTGGTGTATAAACCAGCCGAGGCAGCATTCCTACTGTGGGAACGGCAGGATGAGGATGCCGTTTGGAAGGCACTCAAAGACTTCACTCGACAAGACAATCCCGACCAGCCGCCAGTTACTTCCATTATTTCGACCACGGTGGATGGCAAAACCTTCTGCACTGTCGATATTAGCCGTGCCCTCATCGATGGGGTCTCTATTCTAATCATGTTCCGTGATCTTAGTCGGGCATATGCAGGGTTGTTAGAGATCGGGGAGGTTGTACGATACAGTCCATATATCCGCTACGTGCAGACTCTCCCTGCGGGGATGTCAATAGATTATTGGGGGAGCTACCTAGAGGCTGCCTCTCCATGCCACTTTCCCGTGCTCAACGACGACATACAAGGGGAGAACAAGTTACATGCATTGACCGTGGACCTGAAAGACGCAAAGGGCATCCATGCCTTCTGCGCCAGACATAATGTCACGCCGGCGATTGTTTTCCAAATGGCATGGGCCCTCGTCCTCAAGGCTTACACTGGTCAAGACGACATCTGTTTTGGCTATCTGACCGCCGGTCGAGACGTTCCGGTGTTGAACATCAGCGACGCGGTTGGCGTCTTCGACCCCGAACATCCCTTGAACCGTCGAGAAGAGATGATTCGGCAGTGCAAAGCCGGGGTTGCGGTGGTAGGGGAGGGTAAGGAAGCCCTGTTTCAGGGCTTGGTCGAACATGTCGTCATCCTTACCCAGGACTTAATCGACGACTTGCTCGTCAGCGAAGTCTCCAATATTCAGGCCGCTCATGTTGACACGGACCAGAGTTTCCTCGCTCTTGGAGGAGACTCCATTACAACCATGCAGGTGTCCTCCGGCTCTCGCTCGCGCGGCCTCCAGCTCGCAGTCAAGCACATTCTGAGGAGCAAGATTATCCGTGGGGCTGCTACACAAGCGTCGCACAAGACTAAGTGCATTTGTATGGGCACGAGCACGAGTCAACGATTTTCTCTTCTATCAGCCGGCGAattggaggaagaaatagATGCCCTGGTCATGAAGCTGGGCTACTCTGGCGCCGATGCCGTGGAAGACGCCTACCCTTGTTCTCCCATGCAGGAGGACATTCTGATCAGTCAAGCCACAGCGCCAGAGATGTACAAGTTCTTTGCTGTATGCTCTCTTCGGGCAAGGAATTCTGCAGACCCCGTCAATATCGACCGTGTTCAGCTAGCTTGGCGTCGCCTAGTTGCCAGACACCCAGCGTTGAGAACATTCTTCGTAGAGGGTCTGTCCCAAGATGGGCTTTACACGCAAATCGTGCTTATAGATCATGAGCCCCAGATCCAGCATGCGGCGGATCTGGACAGCCTCTTCAAGTACCCCGAGGACCACCCCCTTGACTACCGGGACGGCGCGCCGCCTCACCGTCTCACCATCTCGCAAGGCGGGGACGGCGTAGTCTTCATCAATCTCGAAATCAGTCATACATTAATTGACGGAAGCTCGATGGCGATCATCCTAGGTGACCTCGTCAAGGCGTATGACGACGACCTTCCCACGGGACCGCTATACCGCCACTATATCGCGGCAATACAGGCGCGATCAACGGAGAAAACGCTAGCATTCTGGACAGCCTACCTCCAAGATGTGAAGCCCGTGTTTTTCCCGGCCCTACTCGAAGAGCACACAGCAATTGCAGCATCCGGCGAGCGTAAGCTGCAGTTCGTCAATGTCCACGTTGGCCCCGCGACTGTTCTAGACCTGCAGTCCTTCACCAAGAAGAACGAAGTCACACTGGCGAATATTTTCCAGGCTGTTTGGGCATTGGCTCTCCGCGTATACACAAGAGGGTCGGATGTTGTCTTCGGATACCTCTCTTCCGGACGCGATGTTGACGGTCTcgatatggatatggacaGCGCGGTGGGCGCGTTCATTACCATGCTGCCTTGCCGAGTGCAGGTCGATGACGACTGCACACTCCTCGATCTGACGCGCAAATTGTACGAGGACTATGTCAACTCGCTTCCGCACCAGCAGACGTCGCTGGCGCAGGTACAGCATGCGCTAGAGCTCTCCGGTGAGAGACTGTTTAACAGCGTCTTgtctctgcagcagccgATGGTGGAGGCTGCTGATAGGCATAGCATCGAGATCGAGTACCTGGGCGGTAGTGATCCCACAGAGTACGACCTAGGAATTAGTATCACCGCTGGTGAGACTGATATTGATGTCGCTATTAACTACTGGAGCACATTTATGAGCAAGGAGCAGGCTCAAATGCTGGCCTCAACCTTCTCGACGATACTTTCAAGGCTTGTGGAGGAACCGACTTCAGATATAAGGGACATCGATTTTCTGGGCGACAAGCACATGCAGTATATCCTTGACGTGACTCACCAGGGCCAAGTCCCTGAGGCCATGAGTGACTGCATCCACACCAAGTTCCAGAAGCGAGCTATCATGCATCCTGATGCCCTGGCGATCGATTCGTGCGATGCAACCATGACCTACAGGGAGCTGGACCAGTTGTCCACCCGGTTAGCGACGTACCTCATCAGTCTCGGCGTGCGCCTTGAGGACGCTGTCCCACTGTGCTTCGACAAGTCTTCGTGGGCCGTGGTCTCCATGCTGGCCGTGTTGAAGGCAGGTGGCGCCTATGTCTCCATGAGCCCGTCTCATCCGGTCCAGCACCTAGCCAATATTATCGTCCAGACCAAAGCCCGTATTGTCCTCGCAGGTTCCACTACATACGGCGACATGATCCGACTGTTCGTGGACCGGACGATCGTGGTCGATTCCTCTTTACTGGCAAGCTTACTCCCCTTGCCCGACGGTCTAGTGCTCCCCCATGTTTCCCCAGCCAACGCCGCCATGATCAACTTCACTTCGGGCAGTACCGGCGAGCCAAAAGGCATCGTCGTTCTACACAAAGGAATCTGCACAATGATGGAATACCACGATCTACGCATTGGGCCAGCTTCCCGCACCCTCCAGTTCTCTGCCTACACGTTCGACACCAGCAATGGcgagatcttcatcacccTCTGTAGGGGCGGCTGCCTGTGCATCCCGTCCGAGCATGACCGGATGAACGACCTGCCCGGATTGATAAACCGCCTGGCCGTCACCCACGCGCTCCTCACACCGTCAGTCGCGCTTTTCCTGTCTCCCGAGTCCGTGCCAATGCTTCAGATGCTTGGTTTTGTGGGCGAAGCCGTCCCGGCCGAGCTCGTCCGCCGGTGGCATAAAAAGGTGGTCTTGATTAACAGCTACGGTCCTGCGGAATGCTCTATCATGGCCTCGCTAGCTGTTCTGCACGAGGATGTAGCTGCTGCCAATATCGGCCGGGGCAATGGCTGCCTGCTCTGGGTGACAGACCCGGAAAATAGCGAGCGACTGGTGCCGGTGGGTTGCGTGGGCGAGCTCCTGATCGAAGGACCGCTAGTAACAAGAGGCTACCTCGATGCCGAATTAACCGCGCGGTCATTTATTATGCCCCCGAGATGGCGCGGAGAGACTGTTATTCCTGGAACAAAATTGTATAAGACTAGGGATCTAGTCCGGTATGCGGACGACGGCAGTCTTGTGTATATGGGACGCAAAGACAGCCAGGTCAAGCTGAATGGTCAGCGTGTGGAGATGGGTGCTATAGAAATGACAATCAATAATGATGCACTGGTGAAGCAGTGCGTCCTTTGCTTACCGAAAGTCGGGCCTtgcaagaagaagctggttgCCGTTGTTGTGCTGGAGGAAACGGCGTCTAAAGACATTACTGCGGAAATCGGACCGCTAACcaatctggaagagaaggagagagcCACTGATCTGGTCGAACAAATCAAAGACCGATTGGCTAGTACTTTGCCGCGGTATATGATCCCATCTGTCTGGCTCGTTACCCCAAACCTCCCTTTTACCCCGTCGCGAAAGGTCGATCGTCCGATGATTTCACGTTGGGTCGACACCATGGACCATGAGACCTATACCCAAGCTCTTGCAGAATTCCCTCTTGAGCTTGCTGATACTTCCTTCTTTTGA
- a CDS encoding beta-ketoacyl synthase (transcript_id=CADANIAT00001011) — MALTGACYDQLYCSSVLLAWGVLSPVSKVPRTAVGKDHQLAYGQFSLEGAIEMAWLMGYIRHFGGTIDGTPYSGWVDSKTKKPVADVDIKTVYEKRILTHSGIQLVQPDQFEDPRFLYEIILQEDLKPLHVRLLKGARLYIPRAMNSNRTVAGLIPSGWDPRTYGDPEDVVTQVDPVTLYTLVSTVEALLSSGITDPYELYQYIHVSEDVLQETFINTTGAWVNMLLLSAAGPLRTPVGACATAIESLELGYETNATGKAQFCLVGSCDVLIPETSREFANMKATVNTEEELARGRPPTRCLVRQPAPMGLPIRGIVAFVNTSSDKAGRSVPAPAREMALQNLDVEVSAVAAQDPTVNVDAYVHERRQQLLTDFTREESEARFKIGDNFWCNDPHIAPLSGALATWGLTINDLTAASFHDTSTVLNDKNESSVIQTQLRSLGHSKGAAGAWMLNGALQMLESGLVQGNRNADNIAYIQRPIRVGDLQAVCLTSFGFGKKGRRLSWFTRGICSLLWLKKTSRLTRIGVMSVRRSRYVFL; from the exons ATGGCTCTTACTGGGGCTTGTTACGATCAGTTGTACT GTAGCAGTGTTCTGCTAGCATGGGGTGTTCTTTCACCCGTTAGCAAAGTACCCCGGACCGCGGTTGGCAAAGATCACCAACTT GCATACGGCCAGTTCTCGCTCGAAGGAGCCATTGAAATGGCCTGGCTCATGGGTTATATCCGCCACTTTGGCGGAACAATAGACGGGACTCCATACTCGGGGTGGGTGGACTcgaagaccaagaagccaGTGGCTGATGTGGATATCAAAACAGTATATGAAAAGAGGATTTTGACCCATAGTGGTATCCAGCTGGTCCAGCCGGATCAATTCGAAGATCCAAGGTTTCTGTACGAGATTATACTGCAGGAAGACTTGAAACCGCTGCAT GTCCGGCTTCTCAAGGGCGCAAGACTTTACATACCTCGCGCCATGAACAGCAACCGCACGGTGGCAGGTCTCATTCCATCAGGCTGGGACCCGCGAACATACGGCGATCCCGAGGACGTCGTGACGCAGGTTGATCCCGTAACTCTATACACGCTCGTCAGTACGGTCGAGGCACTTCTCTCGTCCGGCATCACAGATCCATATGAGCTCTATCAATATATCCACGTCTCAGAG GACGTCCTCCAAGAGACATTCATCAACACAACTGGTGCCTGGGTCAACATGCTTCTCCTCTCAGCAGCCGGGCCCCTCCGCACTCCGGTGGGTGCATGCGCAACAGCAATCGAGTCCTTGGAACTAGGCTACGAGACTAATGCAACCGGCAAAGCCCAGTTCTGCCTTGTCGGCAGCTGCGACGTTCTTATCCCCGAGACCTCGCGCGAGTTCGCGAATATGAAGGCGACTGTCAACACCGAGGAGGAACTGGCCAGGGGCCGACCCCCCACGAGATGTCTCGTCCGACAACCAGCACCC ATGGGGTTGCCTATCCGTGGCATTGTGGCATTTGTCAATACCTCCAGCGATAAAGCCGGCCGCTCAGTTCCGGCACCTG CTAGAGAGATGGCATTGCAAAACCTCGACGTTGAGGTTTCAGCAGTGGCCGCCCAGGATCCAACAGTCAATGTCGACGCCTACGTCCACGAACGCCGTCAGCAACTCCTCACTGACTTCACCCGTGAAGAAAGCGAAGCCCGCTTCAAAATAGGCGACAATTTCTGGTGTAATGACCCCCATATTGCTCCCCTATCTGGCGCCCTGGCGACCTGGGGCCTAACAATAAACGACCTGACGGCAGCCTCATTCCACGACACATCAACAGTACTAAACGACAAGAATGAGTCTAGCGTCATCCAAACGCAACTCCGCTCCCTCG GCCATTCCAAGGGCGCGGCGGGGGCGTGGATGCTCAACGGCgcgctgcagatgcttgaATCTGGCCTGGTCCAAGGGAACAGAAATGCCGACAATATTGCGTATATCCAACGACCTATTCGCGTTGGCGATTTGCAGGCCGTTTGTTTGACTTCGTTCGGGTTTGGGAAGAAGGGGCGCAGGCTATCGTGGTTCACCCGCGGTATCTGTTCGCTACtttggctgaagaagacTTCCAGGCTTACACGGATCGGTGTTATGTCCGTCAGAAGAAGCCGATATGTATTCCTATGA